From one Diachasmimorpha longicaudata isolate KC_UGA_2023 chromosome 8, iyDiaLong2, whole genome shotgun sequence genomic stretch:
- the LOC135165061 gene encoding exportin-1 isoform X2 — translation MLRGLKSSSEDTMAAMAEQASKLLDFNQKLDITLLDSIVGCMYTGMGDQQRVAQEVLTTLKEHPDAWTRVDTILEYSQNQQTKYYALQILEQVIKTRWKVLPRNQCEGIKKYIVGLIIKTSSDPETMENSKVYLNKLNVILVQVLKREWPKNWESFIGDIVGASKTNESLCQNNMVILRLLSEEVFDFCSGQMTQTKAKHLKDTMCSEFSQIFQLCQFVMENSPNVPLVTVTLDTLLRFLNWIPLGYIFETKLITTLIFKFLNVPIFRNVTLKCLTEIATVTATNYDDMFILLFANTMQQLEQMLPHDTNIRDAYAFGQDEEQNFIQNLAMFLCTYLKEHGQLVEKNQLHEPLLKALYYLVHISEVEEVEIFKICLEYWNGLSADLYKENPFVAPSSIYMSKHNIPIPPRRAFYCPVLTKVRYIMISRMAKPEEVLVVENENGEVVREFMKDTDSINLYKNMRETLVYLTHLDYGDTEKVMTEKLQNQVNGSEWSWKNLNTLCWAIGSISGAMHEEDEKRFLVTVIKELLGLCEQKKGKDNKAIVASNIMYVVGQYPRFLRAHWKFLKTVVNKLFEFMHETHDGVQDMACDTFIKIALKCRRHFVQAQVGESVPFIEEILSTVSSIICDLQIQQVHTFYEAVGYMISAQVDDLTQKDRIERYMLLPNRVWDDIISQASKNVDVLKDQDAVKQLASILKTNVRACKALGHPYVMQLGRIYLDMLNVYKVMSENISAAINTNGEIVMKQPLIKSMRVVKKETLKLISDWVSRSNDHQMVLENFIPPLLDAVLFDYQRTDVPCAREPEVLSAMATIVNKLEGHITSEVPKIFDAVFECTLEMINKDFEEFPEHRTNFFLLLQAVNVHCFPAFLSIPPAQFKLVLDSIIWAFKHTMRNVADTGLQILYQLLQNIEQHEQAAQSFYQTYFTDILQHIFSVVTDTSHTAGLTMHATILAYMFTLVELGRILVPLGPAPDNKIYMQEFVARLFKAAFPHLTDNQIKITVQGLFNLDQDIPAFKEHLRDFLVQIREYTGEDDSDLYLEERETALRLAQEEKRRQQMAVPGIINPHEMPEEMQD, via the exons ATGCTGAGAGG ATTAAAATCATCGAGTGAAGACACAATGGCTGCAATGGCTGAACAGGCGTCGAAACTCCTGGATTTCAATCAGAAGTTGGATATAACACTTTTAGACAGCATTGTGGGATGCATGTACACGGGAATGGGGGATCAGCAAAGGGTTGCACAGGAGGTGCTCACCACTCTCAAGGAGCATCCCGATGCCTGGACGCGGGTGGATActattttagaatattcacaG AATCAACAAACAAAATATTATGCACTACAAATACTGGAGCAAGTGATAAAGACGAGATGGAAAGTTCTCCCCAGAAATCAATGTGAGGGGATTAAAAAGTATATCGTAGGCCTCATTATCAAGACCAGTAGTGATCCAGAAACCATGGAGAATTCCAAGGTTTATCTGAATAAGTTGAACGTGATTTTAGTCCAG GTATTAAAACGCGAATGGCCGAAGAATTGGGAGTCCTTCATCGGCGACATCGTGGGTGCGAGTAAAACCAACGAGAGCCTCTGTCAGAACAACATGGTCATTCTAAGGCTTCTCTCCGAGGAAGTTTTCGACTTCTGCAGTGGACAAATGACACAGACCAAGGCCAAGCACCTCAAGGACACAATGTGCAGTGAATTCTCCCAGATATTTCAATTATGCCAGTTTGTCATGGAAAATTCACCAAATGTACCACTCGTGACTGTCACCCTGGACACATTACTCAGGTTTTTAAACTGGATTCCATTGGGTTATATTTTTGAAACAAAGCTGATCACTACGTTAATATTCAAG TTCTTAAATGTCCCGATCTTCAGAAACGTCACCCTGAAATGTCTAACCGAGATAGCAACAGTGACAGCAACAAACTATGATGACATGTTCATTCTCCTCTTCGCGAATACAATGCAGCAACTTGAGCAGATGCTCCCCCACGACACTAACATCCGCGATGCTTATGCCTTCGGCCAGGACGAGGAGCAGAATTTCATCCAAAATCTAGCCATGTTCCTCTGTACTTACTTGAAAGAGCACGGTCAACTAGTGGAGAAGAATCAGTTGCATGAGCCCCTCCTGAAAGCCCTCTACTATCTCGTCCATATATCCGAAGTGGAGGAGGTGGAGATATTCAAGATCTGTTTGGAATATTGGAACGGACTGTCAGCTGATCTCTACAAGGAAAATCCCTTCGTGGCACCGTCGTCGATATACATGTCGAAACACAACATACCAATACCACCAAGAAGAGCCTTCTACTGTCCAGTTCTTACGAAGGTCCGTTACATCATGATATCAAGAATGGCTAAGCCCGAGGAGGTACTCGtcgtggaaaatgaaaatggtgaaGTTGTTCGTGAATTCATGAAGGACACTGACTCCATTAATCTCTACAAGAACATGCGTGAGACTCTGGTTTATCTAACCCACTTGGATTACGGAGATACGGAAAAAGTCATGACAGAGAAGCTACAGAACCAGGTGAATGGCTCCGAATGGTCCTGGAAGAATCTCAACACCCTCTGCTGGGCGATAGGCTCAATCTCCGGTGCAATGCACGAGGAGGACGAGAAGCGTTTTCTGGTGACGGTGATAAAAGAACTGCTGGGTCTCTGCGAGCAGAAAAAGGGTAAAGACAATAAGGCAATAGTAGCATCGAACATAATGTACGTTGTGGGCCAGTATCCAAGATTCCTCAGGGCCCATTGGAAATTCCTCAAGACAGTGGTGAATAAACTCTTTGAATTCATGCATGAGACTCACGACGGTGTCCAGGATATGGCCTGCGACACATTCATCAAGATAGCCCTTAAGTGCAGACGCCATTTTGTACAGGCACAAGTGGGTGAATCGGTGCCGTTTATCGAGGAGATACTCTCCACAGTGAGTAGCATTATTTGTGATCTACAGATTCAACAAGTACATACATTTTACGAAGCTGTTGGCTACATGATAAGCGCCCAGGTTGACGATCTTACTCAGAAAGACAGGATTGAACGTTACATGTTGCTACCAAATCGTGTATGGGACGACATTATCAGTCAAGCATCGAAGAATGTTGATGTACTGAAGGATCAGGATGCTGTCAAACAACTTGCCAGCATTCTCAAGACGAATGTTAGAGCGTGTAAAGCCCTTGGTCATCCCTATGTTATGCAGTTAGGTAGAATATATTTAGACATGTTAAACGTATACAAAGTTATGAGTGAAAACATTAGTGCTGCTATTAATACAAATGGTGAAATTGTTATGAAACAACCCCTGATAAAGAGTATGAGAGTCGTTAAGAAGGAgacattgaagttgatatcaGATTGGGTCAGCAGATCCAACGATCATCAAATGGTCCTGGAGAATTTTATACCACCTCTACTCGATGCTGTATTATTTGATTATCAGAGGACAGATGTCCCCTGCGCTAGAGAGCCTGAGGTGCTCAGTGCAATGGCgacaattgttaataaactcGAGGGACATATCACCAGTGAAGTGCCCAAGATATTTGATGCTGTCTTTGAGTGCACGCTGGAGATGATAAACAAGGACTTTGAGGAATTCCCAGAGCACAGGACTAACTTTTTTCTACTACTCCAGGCTGTCAATGTCCATTGTTTTCCAGCATTTTTGTCTATTCCACCGGCACAATTTAAACTCGTGCTTGATTCCATTATATGGGCATTCAAGCACACCATGAGAAATGTAGCCGATACTGGATTGCAGATACTTTATCAGTTGCTACAGAATATTGAACAGCATGAGCAGGCTGCACAGAGCTTCTATCAAACGTATTTCACGGATATTCTTCAGCATATATTTAGCGTTGTCACGGATACCTCTCACACTGCTGGCTTGACAATGCATGCCACTATTCTTGCGTATATGTTCACACTGGTGGAATTGGGGAGGATCCTGGTGCCACTTGGACCCGCTCCTGATAACAAGATCTATATGCAGGAATTTGTTGCTAGACTATTTAAGGCTGCATTCCCACATCTCACTGATAATCAGATTAAGATCACAGTCCAGGGACTTTTCAATTTGGATCAGGATATTCCGGCTTTCAAGGAACATCTCAGGGATTTTCTAGTGCAAATCAGG GAGTACACAGGTGAAGATGATTCGGATCTCTACCTGGAGGAACGAGAGACAGCCCTTCGACTCGCCCAGGAAGAAAAAAGAAGACAACAAATGGCTGTACCAGGCATTATCAATCCCCACGAAATGCCGGAGGAGATGCAGGACTGA
- the LOC135165061 gene encoding exportin-1 isoform X1, giving the protein MCLCATSALKSSSEDTMAAMAEQASKLLDFNQKLDITLLDSIVGCMYTGMGDQQRVAQEVLTTLKEHPDAWTRVDTILEYSQNQQTKYYALQILEQVIKTRWKVLPRNQCEGIKKYIVGLIIKTSSDPETMENSKVYLNKLNVILVQVLKREWPKNWESFIGDIVGASKTNESLCQNNMVILRLLSEEVFDFCSGQMTQTKAKHLKDTMCSEFSQIFQLCQFVMENSPNVPLVTVTLDTLLRFLNWIPLGYIFETKLITTLIFKFLNVPIFRNVTLKCLTEIATVTATNYDDMFILLFANTMQQLEQMLPHDTNIRDAYAFGQDEEQNFIQNLAMFLCTYLKEHGQLVEKNQLHEPLLKALYYLVHISEVEEVEIFKICLEYWNGLSADLYKENPFVAPSSIYMSKHNIPIPPRRAFYCPVLTKVRYIMISRMAKPEEVLVVENENGEVVREFMKDTDSINLYKNMRETLVYLTHLDYGDTEKVMTEKLQNQVNGSEWSWKNLNTLCWAIGSISGAMHEEDEKRFLVTVIKELLGLCEQKKGKDNKAIVASNIMYVVGQYPRFLRAHWKFLKTVVNKLFEFMHETHDGVQDMACDTFIKIALKCRRHFVQAQVGESVPFIEEILSTVSSIICDLQIQQVHTFYEAVGYMISAQVDDLTQKDRIERYMLLPNRVWDDIISQASKNVDVLKDQDAVKQLASILKTNVRACKALGHPYVMQLGRIYLDMLNVYKVMSENISAAINTNGEIVMKQPLIKSMRVVKKETLKLISDWVSRSNDHQMVLENFIPPLLDAVLFDYQRTDVPCAREPEVLSAMATIVNKLEGHITSEVPKIFDAVFECTLEMINKDFEEFPEHRTNFFLLLQAVNVHCFPAFLSIPPAQFKLVLDSIIWAFKHTMRNVADTGLQILYQLLQNIEQHEQAAQSFYQTYFTDILQHIFSVVTDTSHTAGLTMHATILAYMFTLVELGRILVPLGPAPDNKIYMQEFVARLFKAAFPHLTDNQIKITVQGLFNLDQDIPAFKEHLRDFLVQIREYTGEDDSDLYLEERETALRLAQEEKRRQQMAVPGIINPHEMPEEMQD; this is encoded by the exons ATGTGTCTGTGTGCAACATCTGC ATTAAAATCATCGAGTGAAGACACAATGGCTGCAATGGCTGAACAGGCGTCGAAACTCCTGGATTTCAATCAGAAGTTGGATATAACACTTTTAGACAGCATTGTGGGATGCATGTACACGGGAATGGGGGATCAGCAAAGGGTTGCACAGGAGGTGCTCACCACTCTCAAGGAGCATCCCGATGCCTGGACGCGGGTGGATActattttagaatattcacaG AATCAACAAACAAAATATTATGCACTACAAATACTGGAGCAAGTGATAAAGACGAGATGGAAAGTTCTCCCCAGAAATCAATGTGAGGGGATTAAAAAGTATATCGTAGGCCTCATTATCAAGACCAGTAGTGATCCAGAAACCATGGAGAATTCCAAGGTTTATCTGAATAAGTTGAACGTGATTTTAGTCCAG GTATTAAAACGCGAATGGCCGAAGAATTGGGAGTCCTTCATCGGCGACATCGTGGGTGCGAGTAAAACCAACGAGAGCCTCTGTCAGAACAACATGGTCATTCTAAGGCTTCTCTCCGAGGAAGTTTTCGACTTCTGCAGTGGACAAATGACACAGACCAAGGCCAAGCACCTCAAGGACACAATGTGCAGTGAATTCTCCCAGATATTTCAATTATGCCAGTTTGTCATGGAAAATTCACCAAATGTACCACTCGTGACTGTCACCCTGGACACATTACTCAGGTTTTTAAACTGGATTCCATTGGGTTATATTTTTGAAACAAAGCTGATCACTACGTTAATATTCAAG TTCTTAAATGTCCCGATCTTCAGAAACGTCACCCTGAAATGTCTAACCGAGATAGCAACAGTGACAGCAACAAACTATGATGACATGTTCATTCTCCTCTTCGCGAATACAATGCAGCAACTTGAGCAGATGCTCCCCCACGACACTAACATCCGCGATGCTTATGCCTTCGGCCAGGACGAGGAGCAGAATTTCATCCAAAATCTAGCCATGTTCCTCTGTACTTACTTGAAAGAGCACGGTCAACTAGTGGAGAAGAATCAGTTGCATGAGCCCCTCCTGAAAGCCCTCTACTATCTCGTCCATATATCCGAAGTGGAGGAGGTGGAGATATTCAAGATCTGTTTGGAATATTGGAACGGACTGTCAGCTGATCTCTACAAGGAAAATCCCTTCGTGGCACCGTCGTCGATATACATGTCGAAACACAACATACCAATACCACCAAGAAGAGCCTTCTACTGTCCAGTTCTTACGAAGGTCCGTTACATCATGATATCAAGAATGGCTAAGCCCGAGGAGGTACTCGtcgtggaaaatgaaaatggtgaaGTTGTTCGTGAATTCATGAAGGACACTGACTCCATTAATCTCTACAAGAACATGCGTGAGACTCTGGTTTATCTAACCCACTTGGATTACGGAGATACGGAAAAAGTCATGACAGAGAAGCTACAGAACCAGGTGAATGGCTCCGAATGGTCCTGGAAGAATCTCAACACCCTCTGCTGGGCGATAGGCTCAATCTCCGGTGCAATGCACGAGGAGGACGAGAAGCGTTTTCTGGTGACGGTGATAAAAGAACTGCTGGGTCTCTGCGAGCAGAAAAAGGGTAAAGACAATAAGGCAATAGTAGCATCGAACATAATGTACGTTGTGGGCCAGTATCCAAGATTCCTCAGGGCCCATTGGAAATTCCTCAAGACAGTGGTGAATAAACTCTTTGAATTCATGCATGAGACTCACGACGGTGTCCAGGATATGGCCTGCGACACATTCATCAAGATAGCCCTTAAGTGCAGACGCCATTTTGTACAGGCACAAGTGGGTGAATCGGTGCCGTTTATCGAGGAGATACTCTCCACAGTGAGTAGCATTATTTGTGATCTACAGATTCAACAAGTACATACATTTTACGAAGCTGTTGGCTACATGATAAGCGCCCAGGTTGACGATCTTACTCAGAAAGACAGGATTGAACGTTACATGTTGCTACCAAATCGTGTATGGGACGACATTATCAGTCAAGCATCGAAGAATGTTGATGTACTGAAGGATCAGGATGCTGTCAAACAACTTGCCAGCATTCTCAAGACGAATGTTAGAGCGTGTAAAGCCCTTGGTCATCCCTATGTTATGCAGTTAGGTAGAATATATTTAGACATGTTAAACGTATACAAAGTTATGAGTGAAAACATTAGTGCTGCTATTAATACAAATGGTGAAATTGTTATGAAACAACCCCTGATAAAGAGTATGAGAGTCGTTAAGAAGGAgacattgaagttgatatcaGATTGGGTCAGCAGATCCAACGATCATCAAATGGTCCTGGAGAATTTTATACCACCTCTACTCGATGCTGTATTATTTGATTATCAGAGGACAGATGTCCCCTGCGCTAGAGAGCCTGAGGTGCTCAGTGCAATGGCgacaattgttaataaactcGAGGGACATATCACCAGTGAAGTGCCCAAGATATTTGATGCTGTCTTTGAGTGCACGCTGGAGATGATAAACAAGGACTTTGAGGAATTCCCAGAGCACAGGACTAACTTTTTTCTACTACTCCAGGCTGTCAATGTCCATTGTTTTCCAGCATTTTTGTCTATTCCACCGGCACAATTTAAACTCGTGCTTGATTCCATTATATGGGCATTCAAGCACACCATGAGAAATGTAGCCGATACTGGATTGCAGATACTTTATCAGTTGCTACAGAATATTGAACAGCATGAGCAGGCTGCACAGAGCTTCTATCAAACGTATTTCACGGATATTCTTCAGCATATATTTAGCGTTGTCACGGATACCTCTCACACTGCTGGCTTGACAATGCATGCCACTATTCTTGCGTATATGTTCACACTGGTGGAATTGGGGAGGATCCTGGTGCCACTTGGACCCGCTCCTGATAACAAGATCTATATGCAGGAATTTGTTGCTAGACTATTTAAGGCTGCATTCCCACATCTCACTGATAATCAGATTAAGATCACAGTCCAGGGACTTTTCAATTTGGATCAGGATATTCCGGCTTTCAAGGAACATCTCAGGGATTTTCTAGTGCAAATCAGG GAGTACACAGGTGAAGATGATTCGGATCTCTACCTGGAGGAACGAGAGACAGCCCTTCGACTCGCCCAGGAAGAAAAAAGAAGACAACAAATGGCTGTACCAGGCATTATCAATCCCCACGAAATGCCGGAGGAGATGCAGGACTGA
- the LOC135165061 gene encoding exportin-1 isoform X3, with protein MAAMAEQASKLLDFNQKLDITLLDSIVGCMYTGMGDQQRVAQEVLTTLKEHPDAWTRVDTILEYSQNQQTKYYALQILEQVIKTRWKVLPRNQCEGIKKYIVGLIIKTSSDPETMENSKVYLNKLNVILVQVLKREWPKNWESFIGDIVGASKTNESLCQNNMVILRLLSEEVFDFCSGQMTQTKAKHLKDTMCSEFSQIFQLCQFVMENSPNVPLVTVTLDTLLRFLNWIPLGYIFETKLITTLIFKFLNVPIFRNVTLKCLTEIATVTATNYDDMFILLFANTMQQLEQMLPHDTNIRDAYAFGQDEEQNFIQNLAMFLCTYLKEHGQLVEKNQLHEPLLKALYYLVHISEVEEVEIFKICLEYWNGLSADLYKENPFVAPSSIYMSKHNIPIPPRRAFYCPVLTKVRYIMISRMAKPEEVLVVENENGEVVREFMKDTDSINLYKNMRETLVYLTHLDYGDTEKVMTEKLQNQVNGSEWSWKNLNTLCWAIGSISGAMHEEDEKRFLVTVIKELLGLCEQKKGKDNKAIVASNIMYVVGQYPRFLRAHWKFLKTVVNKLFEFMHETHDGVQDMACDTFIKIALKCRRHFVQAQVGESVPFIEEILSTVSSIICDLQIQQVHTFYEAVGYMISAQVDDLTQKDRIERYMLLPNRVWDDIISQASKNVDVLKDQDAVKQLASILKTNVRACKALGHPYVMQLGRIYLDMLNVYKVMSENISAAINTNGEIVMKQPLIKSMRVVKKETLKLISDWVSRSNDHQMVLENFIPPLLDAVLFDYQRTDVPCAREPEVLSAMATIVNKLEGHITSEVPKIFDAVFECTLEMINKDFEEFPEHRTNFFLLLQAVNVHCFPAFLSIPPAQFKLVLDSIIWAFKHTMRNVADTGLQILYQLLQNIEQHEQAAQSFYQTYFTDILQHIFSVVTDTSHTAGLTMHATILAYMFTLVELGRILVPLGPAPDNKIYMQEFVARLFKAAFPHLTDNQIKITVQGLFNLDQDIPAFKEHLRDFLVQIREYTGEDDSDLYLEERETALRLAQEEKRRQQMAVPGIINPHEMPEEMQD; from the exons ATGGCTGCAATGGCTGAACAGGCGTCGAAACTCCTGGATTTCAATCAGAAGTTGGATATAACACTTTTAGACAGCATTGTGGGATGCATGTACACGGGAATGGGGGATCAGCAAAGGGTTGCACAGGAGGTGCTCACCACTCTCAAGGAGCATCCCGATGCCTGGACGCGGGTGGATActattttagaatattcacaG AATCAACAAACAAAATATTATGCACTACAAATACTGGAGCAAGTGATAAAGACGAGATGGAAAGTTCTCCCCAGAAATCAATGTGAGGGGATTAAAAAGTATATCGTAGGCCTCATTATCAAGACCAGTAGTGATCCAGAAACCATGGAGAATTCCAAGGTTTATCTGAATAAGTTGAACGTGATTTTAGTCCAG GTATTAAAACGCGAATGGCCGAAGAATTGGGAGTCCTTCATCGGCGACATCGTGGGTGCGAGTAAAACCAACGAGAGCCTCTGTCAGAACAACATGGTCATTCTAAGGCTTCTCTCCGAGGAAGTTTTCGACTTCTGCAGTGGACAAATGACACAGACCAAGGCCAAGCACCTCAAGGACACAATGTGCAGTGAATTCTCCCAGATATTTCAATTATGCCAGTTTGTCATGGAAAATTCACCAAATGTACCACTCGTGACTGTCACCCTGGACACATTACTCAGGTTTTTAAACTGGATTCCATTGGGTTATATTTTTGAAACAAAGCTGATCACTACGTTAATATTCAAG TTCTTAAATGTCCCGATCTTCAGAAACGTCACCCTGAAATGTCTAACCGAGATAGCAACAGTGACAGCAACAAACTATGATGACATGTTCATTCTCCTCTTCGCGAATACAATGCAGCAACTTGAGCAGATGCTCCCCCACGACACTAACATCCGCGATGCTTATGCCTTCGGCCAGGACGAGGAGCAGAATTTCATCCAAAATCTAGCCATGTTCCTCTGTACTTACTTGAAAGAGCACGGTCAACTAGTGGAGAAGAATCAGTTGCATGAGCCCCTCCTGAAAGCCCTCTACTATCTCGTCCATATATCCGAAGTGGAGGAGGTGGAGATATTCAAGATCTGTTTGGAATATTGGAACGGACTGTCAGCTGATCTCTACAAGGAAAATCCCTTCGTGGCACCGTCGTCGATATACATGTCGAAACACAACATACCAATACCACCAAGAAGAGCCTTCTACTGTCCAGTTCTTACGAAGGTCCGTTACATCATGATATCAAGAATGGCTAAGCCCGAGGAGGTACTCGtcgtggaaaatgaaaatggtgaaGTTGTTCGTGAATTCATGAAGGACACTGACTCCATTAATCTCTACAAGAACATGCGTGAGACTCTGGTTTATCTAACCCACTTGGATTACGGAGATACGGAAAAAGTCATGACAGAGAAGCTACAGAACCAGGTGAATGGCTCCGAATGGTCCTGGAAGAATCTCAACACCCTCTGCTGGGCGATAGGCTCAATCTCCGGTGCAATGCACGAGGAGGACGAGAAGCGTTTTCTGGTGACGGTGATAAAAGAACTGCTGGGTCTCTGCGAGCAGAAAAAGGGTAAAGACAATAAGGCAATAGTAGCATCGAACATAATGTACGTTGTGGGCCAGTATCCAAGATTCCTCAGGGCCCATTGGAAATTCCTCAAGACAGTGGTGAATAAACTCTTTGAATTCATGCATGAGACTCACGACGGTGTCCAGGATATGGCCTGCGACACATTCATCAAGATAGCCCTTAAGTGCAGACGCCATTTTGTACAGGCACAAGTGGGTGAATCGGTGCCGTTTATCGAGGAGATACTCTCCACAGTGAGTAGCATTATTTGTGATCTACAGATTCAACAAGTACATACATTTTACGAAGCTGTTGGCTACATGATAAGCGCCCAGGTTGACGATCTTACTCAGAAAGACAGGATTGAACGTTACATGTTGCTACCAAATCGTGTATGGGACGACATTATCAGTCAAGCATCGAAGAATGTTGATGTACTGAAGGATCAGGATGCTGTCAAACAACTTGCCAGCATTCTCAAGACGAATGTTAGAGCGTGTAAAGCCCTTGGTCATCCCTATGTTATGCAGTTAGGTAGAATATATTTAGACATGTTAAACGTATACAAAGTTATGAGTGAAAACATTAGTGCTGCTATTAATACAAATGGTGAAATTGTTATGAAACAACCCCTGATAAAGAGTATGAGAGTCGTTAAGAAGGAgacattgaagttgatatcaGATTGGGTCAGCAGATCCAACGATCATCAAATGGTCCTGGAGAATTTTATACCACCTCTACTCGATGCTGTATTATTTGATTATCAGAGGACAGATGTCCCCTGCGCTAGAGAGCCTGAGGTGCTCAGTGCAATGGCgacaattgttaataaactcGAGGGACATATCACCAGTGAAGTGCCCAAGATATTTGATGCTGTCTTTGAGTGCACGCTGGAGATGATAAACAAGGACTTTGAGGAATTCCCAGAGCACAGGACTAACTTTTTTCTACTACTCCAGGCTGTCAATGTCCATTGTTTTCCAGCATTTTTGTCTATTCCACCGGCACAATTTAAACTCGTGCTTGATTCCATTATATGGGCATTCAAGCACACCATGAGAAATGTAGCCGATACTGGATTGCAGATACTTTATCAGTTGCTACAGAATATTGAACAGCATGAGCAGGCTGCACAGAGCTTCTATCAAACGTATTTCACGGATATTCTTCAGCATATATTTAGCGTTGTCACGGATACCTCTCACACTGCTGGCTTGACAATGCATGCCACTATTCTTGCGTATATGTTCACACTGGTGGAATTGGGGAGGATCCTGGTGCCACTTGGACCCGCTCCTGATAACAAGATCTATATGCAGGAATTTGTTGCTAGACTATTTAAGGCTGCATTCCCACATCTCACTGATAATCAGATTAAGATCACAGTCCAGGGACTTTTCAATTTGGATCAGGATATTCCGGCTTTCAAGGAACATCTCAGGGATTTTCTAGTGCAAATCAGG GAGTACACAGGTGAAGATGATTCGGATCTCTACCTGGAGGAACGAGAGACAGCCCTTCGACTCGCCCAGGAAGAAAAAAGAAGACAACAAATGGCTGTACCAGGCATTATCAATCCCCACGAAATGCCGGAGGAGATGCAGGACTGA